Genomic window (Syngnathus typhle isolate RoL2023-S1 ecotype Sweden linkage group LG4, RoL_Styp_1.0, whole genome shotgun sequence):
GCACGGGTTCTAAATCTTGGGTTTGGAACTACGACCGTGCGTAGTTCCACGGGTCGCTTCAAGGCGCGCTGTTTGTGcgcgcttgttttttttttttccttccactgCAATTTCTGTGATCTTTTTTGAAAGCACGTAAATGCTGGTTTCACTTTCAtcaagtgatttttattttgattcttttttttttttataaaacaaaaaaaaaaaactcccaagaTGCATATATTAATATTTGCCCCCCCTTTCCTGTCCTATAGTCTCGACATGCTCATATTAAACGAGCGCCTCATCATTCTCATCGCTTCTTTTGACTTTTTACGCCCGCAGCTGCAAAACAACATTTTCGCCAGTTTGGACGAGACGCTCCTTGCCCGGGCTGAGGCTTTGGCGGCCGTGGACATCGCCGTGTCCCAAGGCAAGACGCACCCATTCAAGCCCGACGCCACCTACCACACCATGAGCACCGTACCGTGCTCGTCGACGTCCACGGTGCCACtggcccaccaccaccaccatcatcaccaccaccatcacccgaACCTGGAACCCCCGGACTTAATGGACCATATCAGCTCGCCCTCTCTCGCCCTCATGTCCAGCGCGCACGACGGGTCCGGTGGCGGAGGCGGCggtggaggaggcggcggcggcggagggctCATCTCCACCTCCTCCGGACCCgggcacgcgcacgcacactccCACATGCACGGCTTGAGCCACCTCTCGCACCAGGCGGCCATGAGCATGAACTCGCCTCTCACCCATCACGGCCTCTTACCGGGTCATCACGGGGGGAGCCAAATCGGCCTCGGGCTGACGGGCAGCGGGCTGCCGTCCATCAATGACTCGGACACGGACCCCAGGGAGCTGGAGGCCTTCGCGGAGCGCTTCAAGCAGCGGAGGATCAAACTGGGGGTGACCCAGGCGGATGTGGGCGGTGCGCTGGCTAATCTCAAAATCCCCGGCGTGGGATCGTTGAGCCAAAGTACAATTTGTCGGTTCGAGTCGTTGACTCTGTCCCACAACAACATGATCGCGCTCAAACCCATCCTCCAGGCGTGGCTGGAGGAGGCCGAGGGGGCCCAAAGGGAGAAAATGAGCAAACCGGACATTTTCAACGGAGGGGAAAAGAAACGCAAGAGGACCTCGATAGCTGCTCCGGAGAAAAGATCCTTGGAGGCCTACTTCGCCGTTCAGCCGCGGCCCTCCTCGGAGAAAATTGCAGCCATCGCTGAGAAATTGGACTTGAAAAAGAACGTGGTGCGAGTGTGGTTTTGCAACCAAAGACAAAAGCAGAAAAGGTTGAAATTTTCCGCCGCCCACTGATGCTAggagggggggaagaaaaaaaaaaaaagacacgaaACAAGTGGCTGAATTTGGGGACCAATGGACAGTGACAGAAAACCATTTtcagtcttttgtctccggCGACCTTATAAGCCGGTGCGCAATGGGCTGCAGTCGTTCGAGAAGAGGCTTCTTATATATTCgttattttttcacgttatcGGTGAATGTGAAGTATGCAAATATCAGATGACACCCACCTTGCGCCGTCCCCGTAacaagggaaaaaaagtttAGCGACGTCGACGTTGCCTTTTAAAACATGCGGGAAAAGGGAAAGATAGAAAGCAAGTTAATTTCTCCGAACAGGCCTATTATTTGAACTAATAGCCATTCACAAATTACCTCATTGATTGTagtataatgttttttttttgtttgacttctgtcgttaaaaaaaaaaccccacatgtatttatttatttattcatgagtatttttatttatttatttatttatttatttatctctctATTTTCCGATTAGGAGGCTGCTATAATTACAATTTCGTTGCGAAATCTTCTGGCTAAACGAAAATGTAGGCCTGCATGGAATTCTAATTCACAGGCAGCATTTGATCCGCTTTTAGGCTCTCACGTCTGCTGTGGAcatatttatttcaatttgCACAAAATACCCTTTATTTATTAGAGACGTGTTTTGTAAATACAAACATCACTTTATCACAAGATTGGAGTTGTGTTAGAATTAAAACGAAGGTGGAAACCTTTGGCACCACAATtcaaggtttaaaaaaaaaaagaaaaagaaaaaaaaatcaaccagaGAGCACGAAAAGCCTTGTCTGCTGatgaaaacaaaactgaaatgtACTTTTCTGTGTTTTAGTTTGCAGTGCAAGCACTCTATGCATTGGAAGAGGAATTATGAATATTCTTTGGTACAGTAGAGCTGTCTACTGCAATAGTCGAATTTGCCTTGTGATGGTGTAAGTCACTGTTAACTGCCTGTTTTCACATTACGATCACCACGTTGTTTGTCGTGTTAAATGTGAAGGAAAACGTTGTTGctatgatttcttttttaaaactttgtgcACAAATATGTTTACAGAGCTGGGGCGACGAATGTGCGTCATGGAAATGTCTCTTGAACTCGGCTCTCCTCACAACttgaccacacacacatttgttgtCCCCTTTTCTTTTGCTCTTTTACTTTCAATTGTATTTTTCATCCTGTACGCCAAATTCAACAGGGAGGTGTGTTCCAGCAATCTTCTAATAAATCGAAAAATTAATGTTTGCCTCTATGGTTGTAAATGGCCCACAAATTTAAAAATGGTCATGTGATGTATCAATATATTTAGCGTTGTACTATAAAATGCTTTAAATGAGTCGATCAAAAAGCTAATTAGTCAACTAAAGGTTGTTAAGGTCTCCGTTTGCTCCTTAATCTTAATAAAATATGAACATCTTCACAAACTCAACCAATTATGATATCATGATAAAAATAATCCAGGATGTTGATTACATGACGAGCAGAACAAGTAACGCATAATTGACATgcagatgagttttttttttttttttaaataagcatACACGAATTTTACCCCatggaaaaaaagcaataaTTTCGAAGCAGGAAACATTAATTTTAATTCAGACACAATGACTGAAGCTTGAgaggaaaatgaaaaatgaaatgctTGCTAAATATTTCCGTTTTCTCGCtgcctgttatttttttttaaaatatctatTTTTCGGGGACTGACTTCTGAATGCAATTTCAAAAGGAAACGGCAACGTGTGTAATTTTGAAAAACTGTTTTGCTTTCAGGGGTAGTAGCATCACGAAGACATTTCCCTTTCCGGAAGAGACGTGAGTATAGTCTCTTACatcatttaattcatttttattctttttattatttcctCACCAAAAACGAATGTTTCAAAACACCTTCAAATGCGGGTCGCGTTTGTTTTAACCCCGCCCCCCTTACATTGTGAAAATCCATGCCTCATTTGCATGTTGTTTGGAACGCCGCAGCTCCACGGCAATCATTTCAGCACCACGAACAGCTCCGCTGGCGGACTGAGGAGTGATGCATTATTGAAAAGCTCTATCAAACAGCTCTGGGCTGCTGTCTCGCTGCACAGGGGCCGTGGATGAAGTCGGACGCTCTGCCTGCACAATAGCCTCTAATATGTTAATGGCCGTAGGGGATGCCTGAGGTTCTGTCCCCAGCTGGCTCGCCTGCCATATGTTACGACAGAGGCCTCTATTAATCAGAGGCATATTTCATCAGTAACTTAACCGGTATCATAACCCTTAAAGCTCCATTCATAATGGGCTGAGGTGTCGTTACTGCACGGGACAGTCTGTGTTAGGCCTGGATTCTTCATTCTGGAATATTTAGGTGACATGATTCACCTTAGTTACCATCAAAGTATCGTTATGATTACTTCACGTCATATTTCCGTCCCCGTGTACAGTATGCTGACCGAATAGCAAAAATATAGCCAGGCTAACCAATTTGAAACGCTGTAGAGGTAGGGCAAGGTAGAAACTAATACAATTTGATGTGCGTAAAGGTGTAGATTTGttagcataaataaataaataaataaataaataaatagataaataaataaataaataaataaataaataaataaataaataaataaataaatatagtaaCGGTGTAGTTTAATTCCCAGCCAATGACAACAGCgatggaaaaaggaaaaaaagggttATTGTGGTCGTCTTTCGTTTTTCTGCCCCCCCCTCATGTAAAAACCAGAATATCCaaatgacaatatttgcatctgGAATTTGGGCAATGGCATGAGCATATAGAAttataaaaaatcattttattcgAGCATACTGATacataaagaaatatttttttgcgcCCAGAGTTGAATATGTAACATATTTCGgcactaaataataataataataataataataataataataataataataataataataataataataataataatatccgtAATTATGATGATTATTACAGCTCCTCGTCTCGCCGGTACCCACGAGAACGTCTCATAAATGGGACACCTTCGGGCCATTAGTCAAGGCAGTAATTAATCTATAGCAAGGATGTAAATAAGAGGAAATTGGATTCCTGACAGATGAGATGTGAGCTTCTGTGACACCACGTACGTCGCCAAATAATGATTTGAGCGCACGTTATGGCAACGCGGCGCAGCTCAGATTTACGAGCGTCTGACTTTTTCGAGGCTGCGAGCGGAAGCCAGCGGGCCTCGGAGCTAATCGCAGCTGTTAGGCAGCCACGTCAAGATGGATGACATCATTAGAATGGTGCTAAAAGGTAAAAGAAACGAGAGCGCGAGCGAGCTGGCTCGCACACCgcgttgagttttttttcctgacattgTTCAACTTCAATGCGGTGTGAAGAAGAAAATAATCTGCGCGCCCGCATGTTGAGCCAACAATGCGCAGGGAGGCTGGCTGGCCTTTGACGGAAATGTCAAACTGGGGGATGTTGAGGGGGTAGATCCCCCAGATCTGCACTCATTTCCCATTATATTTGCTCAGTAATCCGCGGTGGCAGCCATGCATCGCCCGGGACTGCTTTGAGAAGCGATGCTGTTGACACACGGGTATATTTCAATCACAGAGGGTTCAAAGTCAGACGAACAACTTATTTGTCTAATAAATCCGCCATTTAGcaagaaaaatatttgatcTTGGGGGGGCTGACCTCTCGTCATGTAGCCACTGATGCTTCAAGGATATGCGGCTCGCCTGCATATCAAAATAGTGCAAATTGGATTCGCTCGTCTGGAAAGGAACGGTGCGAGTGCGCGCAAATATTTACGCGCTTGTCGGCAAAACTTGAGTTGGAGGGCACTAGTTGCTTGTCAAGTGAGTTTGACATGGCAGTATTCATATTAATGCGCATCTGATAAAGAGTTATATTACAAAAATAACATCAGCTTTcaccaaaataacaaatgacaactgttcatcattgtcTCGTGAAAGTTGTCTTGTAAAAGTTACTTCATTTTATAATCTATAAGAATCTTCCAAGTTATTACATTTTCCCCCAGTGTAGTTTGGTGGATTCATGTCAGCGTTTTGTGGTTTGAGCATggctcattttgcattttgagtttagaaacaataaaagaaacagTAGGTGGGCAAGTAGCAGTTTAATTAGAGTGCTTATGTCTGCTGGCAGCCAACTTGTGACCACATTAGCCTATGGTGTCCTATTTCATCGAAATGAAATTGTATGAGGATAACCCAAGACTTTTCTAATCTTGTTTTAATGTACCCTCACGTTTAAAATACCACCCCACCCAAATAAgcatcacacacgcacatggTGCAGCAGTCATTTGAATAATATGGCttgcacttcttttttttttcttctcacacAGCACATTTCTGATTGTTCATTCGTGAAAAATGTCCCATGCACGCCACCTAAAATTTTGAGTGGCAGTCCTCGTTGTCATGACCCTGACAAGTGTTCATTGAACCCGAGGACTGAACCCACTTCACTCCACTTGCATGTGCcgcaaaaaaaatctaaataaaactaaaattaaaaaaaaaaaaaataataattaattaaaattaaattaattttaaagTCCAGTTGTAAACCTTTTTATTTTAGTAAAAGCAAAATGACCATGTATAATACTTTCCTCTGTACACACAGACTTCAATAACGAAAAGAGTGTTGGCCACCGGTTGTCCGCCACTACGCCATCAAATATTCATCACTGTTGATTAAACAGCCGGCAGCTGCTGATCGGCTGGGTGTCAAATTTGTATCCTGCTACCTCCATATATATATTCACACACGcgcgtgcatgcatgcacacacacacacacacacacactggactGGAATCACAGTTGAGATGGTATGACCATGAAGTCCAACCTGCACATGTACTGTGAGTGTACATACTCGTGGTTGCAgtgtagggagggagggggggtactGAGGCGCACTAAATATTTGATGAGTTTTTAGAGTAGAGGAAAGAATGCCCAACAAGGTTGGTTCAACTCATTTCTCAAACTATAGTTGAGGAGCATCACAGAAGAACACGCCCATGCACGGCTTTATATTACATTATGGCTTCCTCTGCAGACTTTTGGAATACTGCAAAAGCAGTCATTGGAAAACAAATGTCTGAGTGAGCCACAGACAAAGAGCAAGCTCATCTTACCGGTCATCGATCGCGTCCTTGTGATCCTATTGGCCTCTTGTTACCCAGACTGGAATATCATCCTGCGGATCGCGTTACTGGAATATTCGACACACGACACAGCTGTCGGATCAGCCTCTCAAAATGTCAGTCAGCCAGCCAACACAATACAAATGACAATTTCTGGGCCTAAAAATAGATTGCACACTGTACGGATGCAGCAGATTCGGTTTAAGGTTAACCAGCCCTGGTTTAGATGATGAAAAGCAGTCAAGTGGCTCTTAAATATATTCTTCTCCGTTCAAGCATATTGTGTTGTGTTGATAATCATGTTCACTGTCCCTGCGGGATCCCGTGTAAGTTGTAGCCATTTCTGACATCTTTCATCAATAGCACCTGTTCTGACATTGATTGTTCTGTTCCTCACTGCTCCTCAGCACGCAGGTGGTACGCTGAACTCTCCTGTTTATTACTCGGGGGACTCCATCGGCTCCTCGGAAGACTGACAGCTTTGACAGGCAGAGCCGGAGCTGACGCCGGGACGCGACTGATGAGCCTGTCACTCCGAATTCAGCGAAGCAGCCAATGCGCCCGTGTCATGTCGTCAGGCTCCATAAGCTAAGATCGTTATGCTTGTACTACAATTAGTCACGTGGTTTTGGTCAACCAAACATTCTGCTACTGCTGAAGGAAAAATGAagtatcaattttattttcgtggcgaaatgatttgatttggtagATTTGGGGTTGATAAAAATCATCGGGCGCAACATCAgcacaaataccgtaatttttggactataagtcgcaccggagtataagtcgcaccagccataaaatgcccaaaaaagtgaaaaaaaacaacatatatatgtatataagtcgctcctgagtataagtcacccccccacccaaactatgaaaaaaaccgcgacttatagtccgaaaattacggtaatttaggACCAAATCAAGTTGAGAAAATTCCCCTCCTTCCTTGATTGACTGTTGTGCAACTTGATCTGTCGGCCTCCTCCGCCCCACCTCGCGAGTCCCTCACGCGGCCGTCATCCATATATTGACCACTGAGACAAGTGGTGAGTGGTGGAGGAAGAGAGAGCGAGGAAGGGGAGGTGATAAAAGCACTGAATAATTAAGAATGAAAACAGAGGAAATCGATCAAAGAGGCAAAAAAATGGACATGAATAGCTCACCTTGCATTGTTATGCAAGACGACAGCGGTGTCGAGGAggcggtcttttttttttttcatctgtctCACGTGAATCAAAGTCAATCCGCTAACTGCTTTGACTTTTAACTTCCCTAACCCTGATTTCTATCATAATGACGAGTAGCGCAGCAGTCATTTTTTATGTTAGTCAAGCAGATGTTAAGTAATTCTAATTGGCTGTCATAGACCTTTATTGGTCAATTAGCCGCTCGAATCAAGTGACTCAGCCTGATCTAAGCATCTTATTatactcaattaaaacaaatgctCTCTGCGGCGGCGGATAGGTCTGAGAGGGAGCTCGCACCAGATACTCACTATATCATCAAGTAATTAATATTTTCATTAACTCGCTCTTTGTCGAGCTGTGACCTGCCTCTGATCATTTCATTTCCTCACCAAGGGTTCTATACTTTAGTGGCTCAATAATTACTTTGATTTATACAGTATCTGCCTCCTTTAATGAAGGCGGGCAATCACTTCCCCTTTTTTGCTCCTCGTGCCGAGAAGCTCGGCTCGCTCGCTTCTCGTGTCCAATGAATAGGGCGAGAGTAAGAATAGGCCTTGGTGATTTGAGACAGCTAAGGAACAAGAAACAGACACACGCTTGATGAAATATTTACACCTGGATCTTCGCGGGATGAAGAAGAGGGGCTCGAGCGCAACACGACAAGCAAACAAGGGCTATTAAAGATTGAAGAAATACTCGTGAGGAAAAATCTTGACAGACACATTTGGAGGTAAGATCAACTGcgaatgaataaaaaacaatacattttcgATCGTAGTACCTTTTACTGATTTTGTGTTTGGAGTACAACAGATCCGTGGCCTATTTTACAGACTAGCTCTTCTAAAGACCCAAGCCCTTGAGCTAGTTCTGCATCAATGTTACCCCAGACTCAAGATTTCTCAAAACATCATTGTCAGCATAATACATACTGTATACAGAGAACAAgccagagggaaaaaaaaaaaacacgtgcaAGCATTGTTGTGTTGTTGATGGGCCGAGGCAACACCAATCTTCATTGGGAAATAGTTGTGATTATACCGATTGGATTTCTCATCAACGTAATCATTGTTTTGAAGCGTTATGCAAACAATGCAATGTATCTCAGAGCAAGTGATCAAGTGGCAACAACAGGATATAGTACGGTGGGTTTGTTTGAGCTCCCAGGCCAAGGCGAGAGGAGTCGTAAAGCTAATCTTCAGTGCCGCATTAAAACGGAGGCGAATTAGCGAGCAGGCCAGGCTGTCCATATGAGCCTCTCTCAGGAACATTTTGCAAACCCTGAATGCAGCTCTCTCTGCCATTTCCCCTTACTCAATTATTGATGGCAATTATCATGGCACACTTAGACTCCGCGATAACAATATATTCTTAACAAGAAGCAAGTCACTGGGCTTTGTGTCCAATCATCTTTTATTTCTTGGGGGATATGGTTTTTTCCTGCACCTCTTGAATTATTATACTGTAAATCACCTGTTACCAGAAGGGAATTTTTCATCTGATGGAATGGTCTGACCGATGAATGACAAatgaagggttagggttatgaacgggttagggttggggtagGTTAGGGTTCGATTAGGGCAGTGCTtgcagccacttgctaatcgtgcatgcgtggcaaatcggagaatcttgagatttcatgttgtggcATCGGCACATACTCAGTTTATGTGTGAGTTGctgttagtgttggctcgtgagtgattcgttcttttttcagttcatatgacttcaaccagtaggggccggtaatgcgcattgaagctggtgccacctcgccgtaactgaaagcgaagaagaaaatgacgtaacgtcccattcacgaacgagtcgtgaattgcatttccgtTCACCGactgaacggatctgtgagtgaacgagtcagtgagtgagtgatttgcatttccagttcatcgcaagaacggatcagtgagggaaccaatcctgactttcccgtttgtgaacgagtcaatgggtgaactgccttcccgcgcatcaacggatcaggcaatgaacgtgttgcgtctcctggcgtgcaatttcacattggattgctgTTTTTATCATAGAAaaatttgcaacacagttgctcGTGTGCTGCCCCGTGaccatttgcttgtgagctgctccataaaaccgtatatATTCCATGCAATGTCAGTgagggttccatagtgtagtggttagtccTCTAGACTCTCACCTCAGTGacctgggttcaaatcccagtgAGACCTAAAATATTTTATCATAGAAAGATTTGCAACACGGTTTCTCCTGTGCTGCCCCATATAATCAACTATTTGTTTATGAGCTGATCCACAAAATCATACATAAATATTCCATAAAATGTGAGTGtgggttccatagtgtagtggtgactgttctggactctcaccccagcgacctgggttcaaatcccatatatatggttttatcataaaaccatatatattcCATGCAACGTAATCAGGGGTTCCGTAGGGTAGagagtccgtgtgattccctcgttaagtgcaacTACGTGAAAAGTTTTGCCTCTTGCAGAACATGAAAATGACCataaacttttcacgcaggtagACTTAACGAgtgaatcttggaaaacatgttggaatgcggccccgaggactagagctttgaccatgatatttccctaataaagtggcctgttattaggtacacttgaaaatggcggtgtacctaatggagtgtccctgggatgccctcgttaagtgcacctgcgtgaaaagttttagctcctgcggaacgtgaaagaagctaaaacttttcacgcaggtgcgtttaacgagggtgacttggaaaacatgttggaacgcggcccagaGGACtaaagcttgacacctgtgacctttgaccatgatatttccctaataaagtggcctgttattaggtacacttgaaaatggcggtgtacctaatggagtgtccctgggattccctcgttaagtgcacctgcgtgaaaagttttagctcctgcggaacgtgaaagaagctaaaacttttcacgcaggtgcgcttaacgagggtcacttggaaaacatgttggaatgcggccccgaggactaaagcttgacacctgtgacctttgaccatgatatttccctaataaagtggcttgttattaggtccacttgaaaatgtcggtgtacctaatggagtgtccgtgtgattccctcgttaagtgcacctgcgtgaaaagttttagctcctgcagaacgtgaaagtgaccaaaaacttttcacgcaggtgcgcttaacgagggaatcacatggacacttcattaggtacaccgccattttcaagtgtacctaataacaggccactttattatctTGGAAGACATGTTGGAATGCAGCCCCCCCAGGACTAgtgcttgacacctgtgacctttgaccatgatagttccctaatgaagtggcctgttattaggtacacttgaaaacggcggtgtacctaatggggtgtccaagtgacatcacagatcaaacagccaatcaggaggtgggggtgagggcgggtgtggcacttttcactttcacttaagctttttccctattgaacctcatggacactacaataggtacactacacgaggtaaaaaaaagaaaaaagaatgaacAAAGTGTAGTGaacgattcggtgaacgattcttttgaacaaatattttgagtgaaccgattctaaagattcagttcactcaactggaatgcacatcactagtacaaaacagTGCAGACGCCCACAGGTTTATAGGTGAGAATAGCCGACTGGATAATGACACGGGCTCTTACTCGGTAAGAGCTTGGTTCGATCCTTGGTGTCAGAATGTACATAAATGTGCTTTTATTGTGCAATtaactctttatttatttattcttttatacctcgtgtagtgtacctatacaagtgtccatgaggtgtacctacacatattgtcatataaagcagttaaccaaatgtctgatttttatgttttaattggcgaataaaaaaaacaaggaataaaacaccagacaagttttaacatcaatgtttatttgaaaataataataatattacaagtaaatttcaaaccagcaatccaatgtgaaattgcagtagatatattggataacaatatttaggcgtatatatgcatacacgttatttaaagaCTACTATAAGTGTGGTAGAGTGTTCACTCACAGTTGCATTcggttggtgaacgggaaaagCAATTCATAACTCGTTCGTGAACAGGAAGTTAAGtcgttttcttcttcgttttgattTACGGcgtggtggcaccagc
Coding sequences:
- the pou4f1 gene encoding POU domain, class 4, transcription factor 1, with protein sequence MMSMNSKQAHFAMHPSLPEHKYTTLHSSSEAIRRACLQTPQLQNNIFASLDETLLARAEALAAVDIAVSQGKTHPFKPDATYHTMSTVPCSSTSTVPLAHHHHHHHHHHHPNLEPPDLMDHISSPSLALMSSAHDGSGGGGGGGGGGGGGGLISTSSGPGHAHAHSHMHGLSHLSHQAAMSMNSPLTHHGLLPGHHGGSQIGLGLTGSGLPSINDSDTDPRELEAFAERFKQRRIKLGVTQADVGGALANLKIPGVGSLSQSTICRFESLTLSHNNMIALKPILQAWLEEAEGAQREKMSKPDIFNGGEKKRKRTSIAAPEKRSLEAYFAVQPRPSSEKIAAIAEKLDLKKNVVRVWFCNQRQKQKRLKFSAAH